Sequence from the Bremerella volcania genome:
CCGACTGCTTCGTTTCGGCCGAAACTTCCTGCTGCGGCATAAGTCCTGAAATGACGACGTGGCCGAGGGCGGCGAGTACGATGAGTCCCGCGGTTCCCAGAATTGCGCTACGATGCATCATTGAATTTCCTGTCACCCATCAAAACAATATTTGGATTCCAATCTGGGTATCGGTCATTCCAAGATTAGTGGTTTAAAGAATCGTTCCGATTTTGGAGAATAGACGGTTTGGGTATCCTGTTCGGAATGTTCCAGTTCGACGTAATCCTAGTGAGAGCAATAACTTCGTGACAAATTCACGCAAACAGCAGATCCTCAGCTTGTTGGAAAACGACCCCAGTGACAATTTTCTGCGTTACGGTCTGGCGATGGAGCTGCGGAAAGAAGGGAGCCACGCCGAGGCCCGTGTCGAGTTCGAGAAGCTCATGCGCAGCACTCCCCCCTATGTAGCTGCCTGGTTCATGTGTGGCCAGATGCTAGCCGAGATGGGTGAAATCGAGGATTCGCGCACGGTTCTCCGCGAAGGGATCGAGATTGCCCGCCAACAAGGGGATGGGCATGCCGCCGGAGAAATGGGCGAGTTGCTGGCTTCTTTGGGAAGCCTGGGCGAGTAATCCCCCTGGTCCGCCACAAAATCGTTAGAATAGATGGATTCGGGGGAGAACATTTCCGCCAGCATGCCTACTTAATAAGCGGCCGGCGGTCGCCGAGGCCAGTCGAGCAGAGACAAGGGAGACGGAGTGGACTTTCAGCTAGCGTCGGAATTTAAGCCCGCCGGAGATCAGCCTGCCGCCATCGAGTCCCTGACTGAGGGCATCAAGGCTGGCAAAAAGCATCAGTGCCTGCTTGGCGTGACCGGTTCCGGGAAGACGTTCACCATGGCGAACGTGATCCAGAATCTGCAGCGTCCGACGCTGGTGATCTCGCACAATAAGACGCTCGCCGCGCAGCTCTACTCCGAATTCAAAGATTTCTTCCCCAACAACGCGGTCCATTACTTCGTCAGCTACTACGACTACTACCAGCCCGAAGCCTACATTCCGCAGCGTGACATCTACATCGAGAAAGACGCTTCGATCAATGACGAGATCGATCGCCTGCGTCTCGCTTCGACCAGCGCCCTTGTCAGCCGCCGTGACGTGATCATCGTGGCGAGCGTGTCGAGCATCTACGGCTTGGGTTCGCCCGACGACTACAAGAAAATGATGGTCAGCGTCCGCAAGGGGCAAATCGTCGATCGCGACGAGATCCTTTCCCGCCTGGTCGACATCCTGTACGAACGAAACGACGTCGGCTTCGAACGCTCGAAGTTCCGCGTCCGCGGCGACTGTTTGGAGATCTGGCCATCGTACGAAGAGTTCGCCTACCGCATCGAACTGTGGGGAGACGAAGTCGAGCAGTTGGCGATCATCAATCCGACCACCGGCGAAATCATCAGCCAGCAAGATCAACTGTTCATCTATCCGGCCAAGCATTTCGTGATGCCGGAAGAGCGGATTGAAAAGGCCGTGCAGAACATTCGCGCCGAACTGAACGGCCGCCTGGAAGAACTGAAGCAGGCGGGCAAGCTGTTGGAAGCCCAGCGGCTGAACGCACGCACCCGTTTCGACCTAGAGATGATGCAGGAAGTCGGCTTCTGTCCCGGGATCGAAAACTATAGCCAGCCACTATCGGGTCGACCCAAGGGGGCTCCGCCGAGCACGCTGTACGACTTCTTCCCCGATGACTTTCTGCTGTTCGTCGATGAATCGCACGTGACGGTCTCGCAGATCTCGGCCATGTACCACGGCGATCGCAGCCGCAAGATGAACCTGGTCGAGCACGGTTTTCGCCTGCCCAGTGCACTCGACAACCGCCCAATGAAGTTCGAGGAATGGGAAAACGTCCTGAACCAGACCGTCTTCGTTTCGGCGACTCCTTCGAGCTACGAACTGGAAAAGACCTCTGGCGAAGTGGTCGAGCAAATCATTCGGCCGACCGGGCTGCTAGACCCGGTCGTGGAAGTTTGCCCGGCTCGTGGTCAGGTACCGCACCTGTTGGAAGAGATCCGGGCCCGCGTGGCAGCCGGTGATCGAACCCTGGTGACGACGCTAACCAAGCGATTAGCCGAAGACCTTTCGCACTACTTCAACGAACAAGGGGTCGCGTGTAAGTGGCTGCACAGCGAACTTGACGCATTCGAGCGGGTCGAACTGCTGCGTGACCTTCGCGAAGGGAAGTTTGACGTCCTGGTCGGGGTGAACCTCTTGCGGGAAGGTCTCGACTTGCCGGAAGTGTCGCTGGTGGCGATTCTGGATGCCGACAAGGAAGGCTTCCTCCGCAGCGAAACGTCCCTCATTCAAACGATCGGTCGATCGGCTCGTAACGTGAACGCCAAGGTGATCATGTACGCGGACAAGGTCACCGCGGCCATGCAAAGTGCCATCGACGAAACGGCCCGTCGTCGTGAAATACAACAGGCCTACAACGAAGAGCACGGCATCACGCCGGAGACGATCAAGAAGAACATCCGCCGTGGTATCGAGTCGGAAGCGGAAGCGCACCGCAAGGCGAATGAAGCGGTCGGCCGCAATGACGACTCCGAGATCATCACGCAGGAATACATCAACGAACTGCAAACCGAAATGCTCGAAGCGGCCGAGAACCTTGAGTTCGAACGGGCCGCCGCCATTCGTGATCGCATTGCCAAGATGGAAGATTCGATCGGCAAGAAGAAGAGCGAAGTCGACGTCAAAGACGGAGGCAAAGGTCGCAAACGCGGCCGCCGTACTCGCAGCGGCGGGAAGATTCCCCGCCCCAAGAAAGGCGCTTCATAGGCGACACCTGTATCGCATGAGGGTGGGCCCAGAGAGATTCCTCTCTGGGTGGCCGCAGGCCACAAGCGGTTCATATATCAGCAAGATAGGACGTTTCTATCTTTAGCAACGTCCATTCCTGAGCCGCTTGTCGGCAAGCCGA
This genomic interval carries:
- a CDS encoding tetratricopeptide repeat protein, which translates into the protein MTNSRKQQILSLLENDPSDNFLRYGLAMELRKEGSHAEARVEFEKLMRSTPPYVAAWFMCGQMLAEMGEIEDSRTVLREGIEIARQQGDGHAAGEMGELLASLGSLGE
- the uvrB gene encoding excinuclease ABC subunit UvrB: MDFQLASEFKPAGDQPAAIESLTEGIKAGKKHQCLLGVTGSGKTFTMANVIQNLQRPTLVISHNKTLAAQLYSEFKDFFPNNAVHYFVSYYDYYQPEAYIPQRDIYIEKDASINDEIDRLRLASTSALVSRRDVIIVASVSSIYGLGSPDDYKKMMVSVRKGQIVDRDEILSRLVDILYERNDVGFERSKFRVRGDCLEIWPSYEEFAYRIELWGDEVEQLAIINPTTGEIISQQDQLFIYPAKHFVMPEERIEKAVQNIRAELNGRLEELKQAGKLLEAQRLNARTRFDLEMMQEVGFCPGIENYSQPLSGRPKGAPPSTLYDFFPDDFLLFVDESHVTVSQISAMYHGDRSRKMNLVEHGFRLPSALDNRPMKFEEWENVLNQTVFVSATPSSYELEKTSGEVVEQIIRPTGLLDPVVEVCPARGQVPHLLEEIRARVAAGDRTLVTTLTKRLAEDLSHYFNEQGVACKWLHSELDAFERVELLRDLREGKFDVLVGVNLLREGLDLPEVSLVAILDADKEGFLRSETSLIQTIGRSARNVNAKVIMYADKVTAAMQSAIDETARRREIQQAYNEEHGITPETIKKNIRRGIESEAEAHRKANEAVGRNDDSEIITQEYINELQTEMLEAAENLEFERAAAIRDRIAKMEDSIGKKKSEVDVKDGGKGRKRGRRTRSGGKIPRPKKGAS